The DNA window ttgaatatatgtttttttaaaatatttatttattattaaaaatttattgattCGACCTTTAATCTAGATATTTTATCtttaacatatacatacataGAATGGAAAAAATGTACCTCAAAAAATACCCTATtttattaacccaaaattggcTTTATTTTCCTCATCAAAAGAAACATGCCCACAATGGCAAACTTCATTTCCTCCTCCACCACCAGCACCATGATGAAAGACTCTAACCATCAACTGTCGTGGGCCGACGAGTTCCTCGACTTCTCGTCGATGCGTCGCGGAGCCAAACGCCGTTCTATGAGCGACTTCATAGCATTCCTTGACCAACCATTAGAGGAAGAAAATAGGGCCGGTAATGCCATGATGATGGAACCGAACATGTTTGAGCGCCTAGACGACGAGCAGCTCAAGTCAATGTTCTCCGACGATGTCTCCTTGACAATGCCGGCTACTACAATGGGTTCTTCGTCATCGACGCCGCTGATGTCTGATCAAAATAGCAACAATGACGAGAAGCCAACACCAGGAGAGGTGGAAAGCTCATATAAATTACATGAAACACAGCCTCCATCAACCTCCAACGGCGGCGATCCTATCACTGATCCAAAGAGGGTCAAaaggtaaaaaattaaaaattaaaaaaaattaaaacccattATAATTAAACAGCTTAAATATTATTCTTTCAACAAATGAGTTGTTTAATCTGCAGGCATTAGATAACAATTCTTTGATtatgttaataataaaataaataaataatttattttgagtgATAAACCAGAATTCTGGCAAACCGGCAATCAGCTCAAAGATCAAGAGTGAGAAAGCTGCAATATATTTCAGAGCTTGAAAGAAGCGTTACAACATTACaggtatatatacatattaatcaataaaaagagctgtaatttttatttttatttttctccaattttttctgttaattttttttattggtatCCGTGGACCAAAATTTTTATCGAATACGTAAAActcataaaatatttttgactggACCAGCCCATCAATtgcaccaaatttttttttaaaaaaatcatttttataattttataattatttatttaattattgtagattaaatcaattgaattaaaaagtgataatttgaaaaattaaactaCCAACCAGcttattaaaacatatttttccgtgaaaaataaaaatttcattaagacaaattttcattatttaaaatacTTATATAATCCctagaaaattagaaattttgggtttattttaaaaaataaattttaatgtcAATTGTATTCTTCTTAACTTAATTGGTATGGACATTGTCTCAATATAGGATGACACAAGTTAGGAAGAAATTATGGGTAGTTCTAGCCATTCTGTTAAAAAGAAGAGATATGATCAGAACTAATAATGAGATtggtcaaaataataataataaattgaaagttttgataacattaataatacataattaattatataaattatactaATTACTATTtgtaatctttaaattttttggtTCCATAGTTTATTTACAAcaatatttttgttgttttaattagttttaattttaattttaattttcttgtaTTTGTTGGGAAAATGGAGACTGAAGTATCAACATTATCACCAAGAGTTGCATTTCTGGATCATCAAAGAGTGGTTCTTACTGTTGAAAATAGTGCTTTAAAGCAGAGGATTGCAGCTCTGGCTCAAGACAAGATTTTTAAAGATGGTACGACTCCTTCTTCCTTAATTattcttcattattattattaattgatgGGTAAATTTTGTATTTAGTCCttattctaattttaatttactgtactttacaaattttgaaatttcaatattgaaaacTAGGTTggttaaatgaaaataaaaatatagaaatacatCTATTATATAGTTTatcataataaaaacataataaataaactaaaataaggCTTACATTTATATGGACTTCAACCTAAACTagtgatttaatatttaaaagttgttgaaaaatatatatttgtgtttatATGAATTTCAACCaatcaatttatcaattaaatttaaaactaaaagtcttttttttaaaaaaaacttttctaattttgtaaaacatttttagcaaaaataatgaatcttttattttctattttaacatatttttatttttcaagaattaatttttaattttcctaGAAAACATTTTTTCTAGAAAGAGAATGTAAATAAAAAGGTGAAAAATACCTAAGAGATCTTTATGTTATAGGGattatatcaaattaatccttatactattaaaaaaatcaaataatgtcaaattggaaaaagttaacatttattttttaaaatatatcatttattgtttaatagagttaatttttttaaaagtttttatgattttgtaaatgaaatcttttatttagaaatgaattgcacttaaaaaaaaagtcaaaatatttttatacaacaAATTTTAACTCTGTTACAATTCTaacatattatttcattttaacagtatagggactaaattgatatatttaataatagatagattaattttgatttaatccctatCAAACCCACTCTAAGTTTTTATTTCTCTAGATAGTATACGGACTAAATTGATATGTTTAAAACCTTGAGCAGCTCACCAAGAAGCATTGAAGAAGGAAATTGAGAGACTAACACAAgtttatcaacaacaacaaagcCTCAAGAATATGAACGACAACCATCCTCCACCACCACCGCAGCAGCAGCAACCATTGCTGCCACCGCCACCGAACGAAGGACAACTTATAAGTTGATTCAAAGAAAGGAGGAGCGAGAGATCAAAGGAAACAGCAATGAAAAGTTATGgctaagaaaaaaaagggaaatgtgAAAtgctttggattttttttttgaaaaaattgattaattaacatTTGTGGGTgtggtttattttttttacaaagataataaagatctttttgaattttgttattttatttttgtaatatattttatataaattttattatgaaatattaatataattgggTTTaagatatcttttaacataaacttaATGGCTTTATATAACATTTGGTACCTGAATTTGatacttttttaatttgatacctaaataattttttattgaccCAATTCGGTGCCGGAAGTTGAtactttttcctaatttggtatctaaatttttttgtgctcaatttggtacctgaacttggCATTTTTTTCCCTAATTTGTTACCTAAGCttttttttaggttcaatttggtacctaaatttattaaatattatacaaattatgtAAAACACTAACGGTGTTATTAAAATTTTGCTATGCTACAAAAATATTGTTAATATTAGAggaaatttatgttaaaaaaataggtattgagctatgcttaatgaatttaatattaaataagattttttttaaaatccccaaattaaaaaaatttattattttcaattaattaaataaataaaattaaaattaattgaacatataaaaaaaatatcatttgtcATATGCCGgtcatacattgattatttttgctacttcataaaaaataacattattaatatattggagtaattagtaaaaacatTTGACAAGTACCAAATCAAATAAGATACCCATATTTTATCACTATATTTATTTCATCAACAAATTACGATATTCGAATCATATAAACTCtaacaaaaatttttaatttaaagattaatatatatattgctcCTTGGAAGCTTTGTCGTCTTTGTGAGTTCTAATGTATaccacttttataattttattattttcaacaatttgatATTAGAGTgaggttattttttaaaaacttcgATTGTAGATTTGTAAAAGTTTTGTCGTCGACATAATGATGAACCTACAATCTATCGACTGAACGAAAAAGCTAAACTACTAGTAAAACTACAATAACATGATGGGAAGATACATGCAAAGACAAGATCTATGGGAGATAGTCAACGGTAGCGAGGTGACACAATCGAAAGCAGAAGATAAATTATAAAAGCAACAAGGCAATTGTTTATTTTGAAGTCGACGGTTGAAAGAGGATGTGCTAGAGCATATTCCAGATGCCACAACCCCGAAGATGGCTTGGGAGTTGCGACACACTCGCCATGCTATTTTTGAACAACAATGTTTCTACTCTTAAAAAGCTAACTCAGTGGCAGGTTTagtagaatttttaaaatttaatgaatttttgttaaaaaaaagtctaattaatttttttaaattgtttattagaTTAATGaggatttataaaaatattaagagcgcttaattaaaaatttaaaaaaagtacaatgagaatttttaaaaaccTTGGGccttaattaatattttctaaaacattcaagaaagaaatgaaaattttcaaaactttttagAGGGCAAGACCCTCCTGTACCCCTTTTACGATCCGCTCTAACAGTCGCACCATACTTCCATAAATGCTAAAAAATttcttgtaaaataattaaaaaaatcaattaagcccctaAACCACACCTATTTGTCATGTCACCACTTAACAAAACCATTAAGGCTTGAATGAAACTAAAAGGCTTAGTTGATtgctaactttttattttaaggCCCTAATTGAGTATAATTTGTTTATTAGCGGTTTAATTTTTTTACGAGGATTTCTTTTacatttaaacattatttttaattattatatatatatatatgtcacgGACCACGGATTAAAATTCATGATGAATGCGCACAAAATCACCCAACAAGgtcaaatgattaaattgaactcAGAATTAAGCTGATTCATGGAACAAAGGAAGAAACTCATTTACTTGAAGCATTGGTTGTTCAGTGTAAACACTCCAATAATTTAAAGTGACCGTGATGAATATTTGTAATCCTAAGGGATAAGAttatatagagtttaaatcccttagaATTGTTCTCTTTTAGATAGGTATTAATCTTAGTCACTGATGTAATTTAAATGGTACTATTGGATCTAGggaactcaactataaatagagatatTCTCCTCATTTGTAATCACTGAATTGTATACTTCATTCAAAGTAATTGAATATTTTTTAGAGCatttatccaaatattttgtGTGCATTGTTTTCTTGTGATATTTTCTATCGTTCATCCGTCTCTTCTTCGCTTAAGAGTTTATTTCCATTAAGTTTCCGTGCGGCTAACTTAGGTGGATTTGAAGCAACATAATCACCTAAGGCAAAGTAATCTATCTGGTTAAAATTTTAACCCCATCACATATAcacattaaattatataatacaaGTGATATTCTTTATTTCAAACTCAATatcattattacttttaaatttagACACATATTcgctattaatttaattttaacattacAATAAATAATCTCTAAcaccattatttttaatttcattataattaattttattatcggATCCTTCGATATCAAGAAACCTTGCATGGATGTGGAATATGGATGAACGATCCCTTCTACGGTTTActtactctttttcttttatatattacttaGTGAAGGAAACACGGTCTAATTTGCAACTATAATTGCTTCAAACAATTAAATCTCTCGCTCTGCTCtttattatataaattcttaaaattatttatagcctctcttcaacccttaaataagaggataatgtgcttcagcatACTCGAACTCATGTCCTCCCATGCTAACAATAATACCAATGTCAATCAAACTAATACTCAATCAACAATCTTCGTACCATTTTATTTGTTCTCctaaaaggttaaaaaaaataaaagatcatATTCAATTTTCATAACACCTCACGTAGTATTATTCTTTGGTAAATTAtcaatgaaaaattatttttattctacgGCCAAGTTTATTGTAAGATAAATaaatcttaataaaaaaatattaccattgaatttttattttttatttttggattatgAAATTCCATAATATATAAGATAATCACCAAACCTTGtactaatgatatataataattaaaacattgaATTTTAGATAGTAACATTTTAGGTGAATCTACTTGAGAGGTCCCTTTATTATAAATTAGTCTCTCTactattaaa is part of the Gossypium hirsutum isolate 1008001.06 chromosome D11, Gossypium_hirsutum_v2.1, whole genome shotgun sequence genome and encodes:
- the LOC107935654 gene encoding basic leucine zipper 61; the encoded protein is MPTMANFISSSTTSTMMKDSNHQLSWADEFLDFSSMRRGAKRRSMSDFIAFLDQPLEEENRAGNAMMMEPNMFERLDDEQLKSMFSDDVSLTMPATTMGSSSSTPLMSDQNSNNDEKPTPGEVESSYKLHETQPPSTSNGGDPITDPKRVKRILANRQSAQRSRVRKLQYISELERSVTTLQTEVSTLSPRVAFLDHQRVVLTVENSALKQRIAALAQDKIFKDAHQEALKKEIERLTQVYQQQQSLKNMNDNHPPPPPQQQQPLLPPPPNEGQLIS